Genomic segment of Myxococcus stipitatus:
GGCCGCGGGGGCCGAGGAGCCCGCCGCCTCGGCCAGGAGCGCGTAGAGGCGGTTGATGTCCGTCTCCACCCCCGTGCCGATGTTGATGGCGCCCACGTAGTCCTTCTCGAACGCCAGGCGGTTGGCCCGGGCCACGTCGGGCCCGAAGACGAAGTCGCGGGTCTGCTTGCCCTCGCCGTAGATGGTGCAGCCCTGCCCGGAGAGCAGGCGCTGGCAGAAGATGGCCACCACGCCCGCCTCGCCGTGCGGGTTCTGCCGGGGGCCGTAGACATTGGCGTAGCGCAGGGCCACGTACGGCAGGCCGTACTGCGCCCGGTAGTAGCCCAGGTACAGCTCACCGGCCGCCTTGGAGGCGCCATACGGCGACACCGGCCGCGTCGCGTGGGACTCCGGCGCCGGGAAGACGTCCTGCTCGCCGTAGATGGCGCCACCGGTGGAGCTGAAGATGACCTTCTTCACGCCGGAGACGCGCGAGGCCTCCAGCAGGTTGAGCATGCCGCGGATGTTCACGTCCGCGTCGAAGCTGGGGTCCTCCACGCTGCGGCGCACGTCCATCTGCGCGGCCAGGTGACAGACGACCTGCGGCTTCTCCGACTTGATGAGCTCCGCGGCCTCGCGGCTGCGGATGTCGTGCACCGCCAGCCGCACGCGAGGGTCCAGGTTCTCCCGCTTGCCGCTGGAGAGGTCATCGAGCGCGATGACCTCGTGCCCCGCCGCCAGGAACTCATCGCACACGTGCGAGCCGATGAAGCCCGCTCCACCCGTCACCAGGACTTTCACGCTTCCGTCTCCCCGCCACCCGGCCGTGGCCAAACCTGTCTTTGATTTCTCGGCTGTCTCGCGCGGCAACCTATGCCGACGGACGGCGCACGGCAACCTCGCGGAACCACGCGATGGTCTCCCGCAGACCGTCCTCCAGCAGCACCTTCGGCTCCCAGCCCAGGATCGAACGCGCGCGGGTGATGTCCGGCTGTCGCTGCTTCGGGTCGTCCTTGGGCAGCGGCTTCTCGATGATGCGTCCGCCGCCCCCCGCCGCGGCGCGCACGGCCTCCGCGAACTGACGGATGGTCATCTCCCGGGGGTTGCCGATGTTCACCGGATGGGACTCGTCCGACAGCACCAGCCGGACCAGGCCGTCCACCAGGTCCTTCACGTAACAGAACGAGCGCGTCTGGCTGCCGTCGCCGAAGACGGTGAAGTCCTCGCCCTTGAGCGCCTGGCCCACGAACGCGGGCACCACGCGGCCGTCATTGAGGCGCATGCGCGGGCCGTAGGTGTTGAAGATGCGAACGATGCGGACCTGCACGCCCTTGCGCCCGTAGGCCGCGGTGACGGCCTCCGCGTAGCGCTTGGCCTCGTCGTACACGGAGCGCGGGCCGATGGGATTGACGTTGCCCCAGTAGTCCTCGCGCTGCGGGTGGACCAGCGGATCTCCATACACCTCGGAGGTGGAGGCCATCAGGAAGACGGCGTTGTTCGCCTCCGCCAGCTTCAGCCCGTTCTCCGTGCCGATGGAGCCCACGCGCAGCGTCTCCAGCGGGAGGTTCGCGTAGTCGATGGGCGATGCGGGCGAGGCCAGGTTCAACACGTAGTCGACCGGCCCCTGCACGGGGATGCCCTCGACGATGTCCGCCTTCACGAAGCTGAAGCCCGGACGCCCCTTCAGCGTGCGCAGGTTCTCCTCATTGCCCGTGATGAGGTTGTCCACCGCCGTCACGGAGGCCGCGCCGTCGTCCAGCAGGCGCTCACACAGGTGCGAGCCGACGAAGCCCGCGCCCCCCAGAACCACCACTCGCTTCCCCTGCATGCTTTTCACGTCGCGCCTCGTGTCTTTCAGATTTCGTCGAAGGTCGCCTGGCCGGGCAGCTGCGCCTTGTACTTCTCCAGGACCAGGTCGATGCCCTGGCGGATGTACTCGGCCACGGGCACCTTCGTCTTCTGGTTCAGCGCCTT
This window contains:
- a CDS encoding NAD-dependent epimerase/dehydratase family protein, with the protein product MKVLVTGGAGFIGSHVCDEFLAAGHEVIALDDLSSGKRENLDPRVRLAVHDIRSREAAELIKSEKPQVVCHLAAQMDVRRSVEDPSFDADVNIRGMLNLLEASRVSGVKKVIFSSTGGAIYGEQDVFPAPESHATRPVSPYGASKAAGELYLGYYRAQYGLPYVALRYANVYGPRQNPHGEAGVVAIFCQRLLSGQGCTIYGEGKQTRDFVFGPDVARANRLAFEKDYVGAINIGTGVETDINRLYALLAEAAGSSAPAAHAPGKPGEQLRSCIDNSLAKKVLGWEPGADLREGARRTLAYFRQKLASPERAHG
- a CDS encoding UDP-glucuronic acid decarboxylase family protein; the encoded protein is MQGKRVVVLGGAGFVGSHLCERLLDDGAASVTAVDNLITGNEENLRTLKGRPGFSFVKADIVEGIPVQGPVDYVLNLASPASPIDYANLPLETLRVGSIGTENGLKLAEANNAVFLMASTSEVYGDPLVHPQREDYWGNVNPIGPRSVYDEAKRYAEAVTAAYGRKGVQVRIVRIFNTYGPRMRLNDGRVVPAFVGQALKGEDFTVFGDGSQTRSFCYVKDLVDGLVRLVLSDESHPVNIGNPREMTIRQFAEAVRAAAGGGGRIIEKPLPKDDPKQRQPDITRARSILGWEPKVLLEDGLRETIAWFREVAVRRPSA
- a CDS encoding ribbon-helix-helix domain-containing protein; its protein translation is MARKKISTTIYITPEQNELLKALNQKTKVPVAEYIRQGIDLVLEKYKAQLPGQATFDEI